One Pyrus communis chromosome 13, drPyrComm1.1, whole genome shotgun sequence genomic window carries:
- the LOC137712620 gene encoding glutaredoxin: MGSLFTKSISEEQLETALTKVKTIVNSNPVVVFSKTYCGYCKRVKQLLTQLGATFKVIELDEGIDGGEMQAALAQWTGQTTVPNVFIGGKHVGGCDSVMEKHNAGQLVPLLTEAGALASK; encoded by the exons ATGGGTTCACTGTTCACCAAGAGTATCAGCGAGGAACAGCTCGAAACGGCGCTCACCAAGGTCAAAACCATCGTCAACTCCAACCCAGTTGTGGTTTTCag TAAAACTTACTGTGGTTATTGCAAGAGGGTGAAGCAGCTGCTCACTCAGCTTGGAGCAACTTTCaaggtcattgaattggatgaggGAA TTGATGGAGGTGAAATGCAAGCAGCTCTAGCGCAGTGGACTGGGCAAACGACTGTACCTAACGTGTTTATCGGGGGAAAACATGTCGGTGGTTGTGACT CTGTTATGGAGAAGCACAATGCAGGTCAGCTTGTGCCCCTTCTCACTGAAGCCGGTGCCCTTGCCTCCAAGTAA